The genomic segment TTACACCGTCGAGACCGCCAACAATGGCGTCCAGGCTTTAGAGAAGATTAGAGCGAACCGTCCCGATCTGGTTGTCTCCGATGTGATGATGCCGGAGATGGATGGCTTTGAGCTCCTCTCCTCCATTCGGCGCGATCCCGCGCTGGAGACACTTCCCGTGATCATGCTGACCGCGAAGACCCAGGATAAGGACGTTCTAAGTGGGTACTCCCGTGGCGCAGACATGTACTTGACCAAGCCCTTCAACCCGATGGAGCTGATCTCGTTTGTCAAGCGCATCTTGCAGACATCCAACGAGAGCGACGGTCGCTACAAGATCTAGGGTCTCTCCCTGTGCCCCCGCGCTGGCTCGCGGGGGCTTTTTCTATTTTTCGCGGATTCGGGCTGCTAGCTCGTCTTTGATTGTGGAGGTTGCTCAATGTCTAGGAAATATCTCACACTTGCCCTCACGGGAGGGCTACTTCTCGGTGCTCTACCCTTCTCCGCCCGCTTGACGGCGCGGGACTCGGCAGCGAAGATCCAGGAAGGCCGGGAGACTGCTCAGTCGCTGGAGACGACCTTTACCCACTTGGCAGAGACTATAGGACCCTCTGCGGTCTCGATCAGTGCTGTTGCCGAGGTCTCCCCCGCGGAGTCTGGACTGGAGCAGCTCTTTGCCCCGCGTACCCAGCGCCGGCGTCCCAACGCCCCCAGCACCCCAAAGCCGGGAGAGGGGACTGAGGAGCCCGAGCCACTGCTACGGCCTATCGGTGGCTCTGGTGTGATCATCCGCAGCGATGGCTATATCCTCACCAACGACCATGTGGTGGAGAAGGCGCGCGACGGCAAGGTTAAGGTCAAGCTCTCGACGGGCGAGACCTTCACGGGGCGCGTCTTCCGGGACGACCGTTCGGACCTCGCAGTGGTGAAGATTGATGCCAAGCGGCCCCTGCCCGCTATCAAGTTTGCCGATTCTGGGCGCATCCAAGTGGGGCAGTGGGCGATTGCGATTGGCTCTCCCTTTGGCCAAGACAACACGGTTACCACGGGGATCATCTCCGCACTCCAGCGCAAGTCCACGATTGGCGGGCCGATGGATGGCCGCTACTACCCCGAGCTGATCCAGACCGATGCCGCTATCAACCCGGGCAACTCGGGCGGGCCCCTGCTCAATATCAAGGGCGAGCTGATCGGGATCAATGTTGGAATCGACACGCCGTCGGGGGGGAGTGTGGGGATTGGGTTTGCCATTCCTGCCAACACCGCCAAGTTTGTCTCGGACCAGCTGATCGCCAAGGGGAAGGTCACGCGTGGCTATCTCGGGCTCACTCCCGTGGACCTGGAGCCTGAGCTGCGCTCCGCCCTCAAGGTCTCGCACGGTGCCTATGTCTCCACCGTCAGCCAAGACAGCCCTGCCGACACCGCGGGAATCGATGCGGGTGATGTGGTGGTGAAGTTTGGCACGACCGAGATTCGGGATGAGGTCAGCCTGCGAAACGCAATCGCGACCGCCGAGCCTGGCACCAAGATTCCGATTGCGGTGCTCCGTGAAGGCAAGCCGCTGGCACTTACCGCCAAGCTAGAGAAGGTACCCGAGAAGAGTGAGGCGACCCCACCCAAGCCATTGGCTAAGCTCAAGGCAATCGCGCCACTTGAGGCGAGCTTTGAGCCGCTCGACGATGAGATTCGCTCGCAGCTAAAGCTCAGTGACACGTTCAAGGGGGTCTATGTCGCTGCGGTTCGGCCCGGCACGCCCACGGATGAAGCAGGGCTGGCACGGGGCATGATCGTCGTCAGTGTCAATGGGAAAACCGTCACCACCGATGCCGAGGCCAAGAAGATCGCCGCTACGGTCTCGTCGGGGAGCTTGGTGACCCTGCGGACGCTCATTGTCCCACGCGACGGTAAGCCGAGCCGTGGGATCATCAATATCCCCGTCCCGTAGACGGGGAAGACGAAAAAAAACAGCACCGGGGGAGGCTAGCCCGGTGCTGTTTTTGCGTGTGGCTAGCGCCCGAAGCGCTGGCCAAACCCGCTGCCCGGCCCCGAGCCGAGCATGTTGTTTCCCATCCCAGGCTGGCCCATGCCAAACCCGCTCGGGCCACGGCCCGCGCCGAGCTGGCTGGCACCCATGCCGCTCATGCCGTTGCCTGTCTGACCGAGGAGCCCCGTTCCCCCGCCCGTCCCAATCAGGCCATTGCCCGACGAGAAGCCTTGGCCGCCGCGCTGACGCGTGAAGCTGGGGATGGTGAGGACTCCGCCTAGGAGCTGCTCCAGATCGGCGGGATCGAGGTAGGTGAGGTTGATCCGCTCGTAGTGGGGGCCGCTGGGGGCTTGGACAACGGGCGCTTCCGGGGCGCTCGGGGCGGGACTGAGAGAGGGGATGCGCGGCTTGACGATCCAGACGCCGTTCTCAATGGTGTAGGTCAGGGGCTGGGAGCTGGCGCGCATGAAGAGCTTGAGGGTGTTCTCCAGGGGCTGCTCGGTGAGCTTGAGGGTCACAAAGCCGACGACATTGTTGTCGATGACATAGTTCTGGATCCCCGCTTGCTTGAAGATCGCCTCAATGGCATCGCGTGTCGGGGCGTCTTTCAGATCGACGCTCACCCGAGCGGTGAGGTCTGCTTTCTGGGCAAGGGCGGTGTGGGGGATCGCAGTCAGGCTGAGCGCGATGGCGATAGTGGCAAAGGTACCGAATTTCATAGGAATCTCCTGTAAGGTGGTTGCTTAGTAGGACTCCCCGCCGTGCGCCTGCCTTCAAATAAACTTTGCCATCGCCTCACTGGCCAGGAAGAGTCCCTTGGGCTCGGTGAGGCGCAGGTGGGTAGGCGTGTGCTCTAAGAGGCCCTGCGCCACGAGCTCGGCGATCGTCGGGGCCCAGTGCTGCTCGGCGCGGACACCAAAGCGCGCCGCGAAGTCGTTAAGTGAGACACCCTCCACGAGGCGCAGTCCCAGCATCATGGTCTCGCCCATGGTCTCCTCGGCAGAGAGAGTCTCCGTTTCGAGAGCCAGCTCCCGGCCTGCCAGGGCGGCGTCGATATAGGCCGAGGGGCGACGGATATTCACCCGGCGCACGCCGTCTAAGTACCCTGTTGCGCCGGCCCCTAGTCCGAAGTAGGGCTCGTTGCGCCAGTAGACCCGGTTATGGCGGCAGGCAAAGCCCGGCCTGGCGTAGTTGCTGATCTCGTAGCGTGCGAGGCCTGCAGCCTGGGTCTTCTCCAGCGCGCGGCTAAACATCGCCGCCTCCGCACTCTCCTCTGGTAGGGGGAGCTTGCCACGCTCGCGGCGGGCGAAGAACGGGGTGCCTTCCTCGACAATCAGCCCGTAGATCGAGAGATGGGGGATATCGAGCGTGAGGGCGGTCTCCAGGGTGCGCTCAAAATCGGAGACTGTCTGGCGGGGCAGGCCAAACATCAGGTCTAGCGAGAGGTTCTCAAAGCCCGCGGCACGCGCGTGGACAATCGCCTGCCTTGCCGCCTCGCCGCTATGCTCGCGGTCGATGAGCTTGAGGAGGCTGTCGTTGAAGGTCTGGACACCAAAGGAGATGCGGTTGAAGCCTGCCGCGCGGAGCGTCTCTAGGTAGGGAAGATCCGCATCCGAGGGGTTGGCCTCCAGCGAGATCTCCGCGTCGCTGGCAACCGTGAAGTGGCTCTTGACCGTACTGAGGATTTGCACGAGGGCAGGGGCCTCTAAGTTCGTCGGGGTTCCGCCGCCAAAAAAGATCGTCTGGAGCGCGCTCCCCTCGCCCGCCGCGGCAATCTCACGGCAGAGGGCCTCTACATAGCGTGCCTTGGTGCCGTCTTTGTAGCCCGAGTAGGCATTAAAATCGCAGTAGCCGCACTTGCGTGAGCAGAAGGGAATGTGGAGGTAGAGCGCGGATGCGGAGCGTGACATAGGCAAAACTTGTTGTATCATGCCCGCAGAATGCTTGGTCAAGAACTTCTCGGACAGCTCAGTGTCTCGCTACGCTGGGCAAACGACCACGACTGGAAAGCGGGAACCGACACGGCCTCGACCCACAGCGATACGGGGGCACTCTGGTACGTGGGGCAGGGACAGCTGGAGGCGACTCTCAATGGCAAGCACTGGGTGGTGCCTACGGGGAGTGCGCTTCTCTTGCCACGGAACGTGGTCCGTGAGCGCCTCCGTACCGACCGGGGTGCGGTCTGGTGGTCGGTGGGGTTTGAGGCCCTACTCTTTGGCCGTCTGGATGTCTTGCAGCTGCTCCACCCGCCGGTTCTGTGGCAGCCAGACCTGCCAACCCGGACCCTGCTCCTGCAGTGGATGACCCAGGCAGCGCAGCAGTGGCCCGACGATGGCCTGGGCTACTTGCCCACGAGCCTGCCCCGCGATGAGCAGGCACGCCTGATCGGGGATGGGCTGGCGAAGGCGATCTTTGGCCTCTGCTGGCGCGTGCTGAGCGTGCGCGAGAGCGGCGAGGACCGCCCCCTGCGGATCACCGGGGCCCCGGACTGGCTCGTCCCCGC from the Armatimonas rosea genome contains:
- a CDS encoding response regulator transcription factor; protein product: MARILAVDDEPNIVRLIQVNLERMGYTVETANNGVQALEKIRANRPDLVVSDVMMPEMDGFELLSSIRRDPALETLPVIMLTAKTQDKDVLSGYSRGADMYLTKPFNPMELISFVKRILQTSNESDGRYKI
- a CDS encoding trypsin-like peptidase domain-containing protein gives rise to the protein MSRKYLTLALTGGLLLGALPFSARLTARDSAAKIQEGRETAQSLETTFTHLAETIGPSAVSISAVAEVSPAESGLEQLFAPRTQRRRPNAPSTPKPGEGTEEPEPLLRPIGGSGVIIRSDGYILTNDHVVEKARDGKVKVKLSTGETFTGRVFRDDRSDLAVVKIDAKRPLPAIKFADSGRIQVGQWAIAIGSPFGQDNTVTTGIISALQRKSTIGGPMDGRYYPELIQTDAAINPGNSGGPLLNIKGELIGINVGIDTPSGGSVGIGFAIPANTAKFVSDQLIAKGKVTRGYLGLTPVDLEPELRSALKVSHGAYVSTVSQDSPADTAGIDAGDVVVKFGTTEIRDEVSLRNAIATAEPGTKIPIAVLREGKPLALTAKLEKVPEKSEATPPKPLAKLKAIAPLEASFEPLDDEIRSQLKLSDTFKGVYVAAVRPGTPTDEAGLARGMIVVSVNGKTVTTDAEAKKIAATVSSGSLVTLRTLIVPRDGKPSRGIINIPVP
- the hemW gene encoding radical SAM family heme chaperone HemW, translated to MSRSASALYLHIPFCSRKCGYCDFNAYSGYKDGTKARYVEALCREIAAAGEGSALQTIFFGGGTPTNLEAPALVQILSTVKSHFTVASDAEISLEANPSDADLPYLETLRAAGFNRISFGVQTFNDSLLKLIDREHSGEAARQAIVHARAAGFENLSLDLMFGLPRQTVSDFERTLETALTLDIPHLSIYGLIVEEGTPFFARRERGKLPLPEESAEAAMFSRALEKTQAAGLARYEISNYARPGFACRHNRVYWRNEPYFGLGAGATGYLDGVRRVNIRRPSAYIDAALAGRELALETETLSAEETMGETMMLGLRLVEGVSLNDFAARFGVRAEQHWAPTIAELVAQGLLEHTPTHLRLTEPKGLFLASEAMAKFI
- a CDS encoding helix-turn-helix domain-containing protein produces the protein MLGQELLGQLSVSLRWANDHDWKAGTDTASTHSDTGALWYVGQGQLEATLNGKHWVVPTGSALLLPRNVVRERLRTDRGAVWWSVGFEALLFGRLDVLQLLHPPVLWQPDLPTRTLLLQWMTQAAQQWPDDGLGYLPTSLPRDEQARLIGDGLAKAIFGLCWRVLSVRESGEDRPLRITGAPDWLVPALWAIQDNPALTPVQLSETYAVSPAHLRRCFHRFVGVSPQAYLTERRLERACRLLRSTHMTVAAVGEAIGFESVYTFSRVFTERFLVPPSKWRALSESDNKIAVLDKP